From the genome of Acidaminococcus sp.:
AAGCTCCTTTGCGTCGCAAATTCGGTCAAAGCGGTTGCCCCGAGAATCAGGATACCGCCCGCGATAATTTCAAGAGTCAGCGGCTCATGGAGAGCCAGCGCAGAAAGTAAAACAGCCAGAATGGGATCAATATAGGTATAAATGGCAACTGTCTGTGCCGGCAAGTACGGCATTGAGCCGAAAAAAAGGGCATACGTAAATCCGGTTACAAACAGGCTCAAAATCATGAGCAGCAAAAACTGAAAAGGCGTACAGCTAAGGGCCCACCAGGCTTCATTGCCAAGAATATAGACGGCAAGAACTACGGCCGCAGAAGCAAGCTGCCCGATGGTTGATTCGAAGGCAGACAGATTTTGAAGCTTCTTGTTGCAGATCAGCACGCCTGCATATAGTACCGCTGCCAAAAGACCATACATGACGCCCAGCGGATTGACGACGCCCTGGTTCTGCAGCA
Proteins encoded in this window:
- a CDS encoding DMT family transporter; amino-acid sequence: MNRNVNQQTVRKAKAALIFSMVIFGSVGILVHYIPLPSSVIAFSRALFGGLFLYVITRLRRIPLSREQLRKNAKLLVLSGALLGFNWIFLFTSFKYTTVAVASICYYMAPIFVVLLSPFLFQEKLGPVKILAVAMAFAGTVLVSGLLQNQGVVNPLGVMYGLLAAVLYAGVLICNKKLQNLSAFESTIGQLASAAVVLAVYILGNEAWWALSCTPFQFLLLMILSLFVTGFTYALFFGSMPYLPAQTVAIYTYIDPILAVLLSALALHEPLTLEIIAGGILILGATALTEFATQRSLS